One Acidobacteriota bacterium DNA window includes the following coding sequences:
- a CDS encoding cytochrome c produces MRRLVSIAVGVGFLLFVSVPAAQATDATADLYKSKCQMCHGPNGKGDTAAGKKLGARDFHAPEIMKLTDAELTGIINKGKNKMPAYAGKLTPEQIKGLIAYVRELCKH; encoded by the coding sequence ATGAGACGTCTCGTTTCGATCGCGGTCGGGGTCGGGTTTCTGCTCTTCGTCTCAGTGCCTGCGGCGCAGGCGACCGACGCTACCGCCGACCTGTACAAGTCCAAGTGCCAGATGTGCCACGGGCCGAACGGCAAGGGCGACACTGCGGCAGGCAAAAAGCTTGGCGCCCGTGACTTCCATGCGCCGGAGATCATGAAGCTGACCGACGCCGAATTGACCGGCATCATCAACAAGGGAAAGAACAAGATGCCAGCTTATGCGGGGAAGCTAACGCCGGAGCAGATCAAGGGCTTGATCGCTTACGTTCGCGAGTTGTGTAAGCACTAG
- a CDS encoding Rieske 2Fe-2S domain-containing protein: MDGTQARDTGPKSGVGRASTRRSFLGGLLAAGAALVGAVLSVPLVRFALHPLLARTTDKSWSDLGTVDDLQNIAAPVKKLVAIEQRDGWRRTMTEKPVYISKGEGGNLIVLSAVCTHLGCSVPWIEKENKFICPCHVGVFAPSGKLLAGPPPRNMDLLESKVEDGRLKVKYQFFRQLTPNKEVMA; the protein is encoded by the coding sequence ATGGACGGAACACAGGCTCGCGACACTGGACCGAAGAGCGGAGTCGGCCGAGCGTCAACACGGCGGTCGTTTCTTGGCGGCCTGTTGGCGGCAGGGGCCGCGCTGGTCGGCGCGGTGCTATCGGTCCCCCTGGTTCGCTTCGCGCTTCACCCGCTGCTGGCCCGCACGACGGATAAATCGTGGTCGGATCTCGGGACCGTCGATGACCTCCAGAACATCGCGGCGCCGGTAAAGAAGCTCGTCGCCATCGAGCAGCGTGACGGCTGGCGGCGGACGATGACAGAAAAACCTGTGTACATCAGCAAAGGTGAAGGCGGCAACCTCATCGTGCTTTCCGCCGTGTGTACCCACCTCGGCTGCAGCGTTCCATGGATCGAGAAGGAGAACAAGTTCATATGTCCGTGCCACGTCGGAGTGTTTGCGCCCAGCGGGAAGCTGCTCGCCGGCCCGCCACCGCGCAACATGGATCTACTGGAGAGCAAAGTTGAAGACGGAAGGCTGAAGGTCAAGTACCAGTTCTTCCGGCAGTTGACTCCGAATAAAGAGGTCATGGCCTAG
- a CDS encoding cytochrome b N-terminal domain-containing protein — protein sequence MADHQENHAAAGKASGLIRWINARTGLHDLLHHALDEPIPGGAKLAYVFGSGLIFLFISQIVTGVFLAMYYVPSADHAHTTVAYMVKEVNAGAFLRSVHAYGSSAIIVVLMLHLIQTFFFGSYKGRRELLWVAGCVLLALMVGMAFTGYLLPWDQKAYFATTVGTNILSEVPLIGNAIKRLLRGGTEMGTLTLSRFFVLHVFLVPAAIFAFLALHIYLFRKAGAAGPVDEDPISPKQPTESFYPKQLIMDMGFALLILVVMGLLAHYVPVELGPKADASDTQYVPRPEWYYLPVFQYLKYWHGSSAVVGILVVPALLAVLLVGLPFFDRDLERRPWKRPVSIGMFSAVFLALGVLGYMSSHQDLRDPGIAAQIRRQHQEVEQFMRTPFEPETAGATLAATNVALVNPEAAAGKAIFEQQACNSCHGDNGTGTTVGPKLVGIGAKYDAQRLSALLKHPTPAMESGGMTKVEVKEDELQKLTAYMLSLK from the coding sequence TTGGCAGACCATCAGGAAAACCACGCCGCAGCGGGCAAAGCGAGCGGCTTGATCCGCTGGATCAACGCGCGCACGGGATTACACGACCTGCTGCACCATGCGCTGGACGAACCGATCCCCGGCGGCGCAAAGCTGGCCTATGTATTCGGCTCCGGCCTGATATTCCTGTTCATTTCGCAGATCGTCACCGGCGTGTTCCTCGCGATGTACTACGTGCCCTCAGCCGACCATGCGCATACCACAGTTGCGTACATGGTCAAGGAAGTGAACGCCGGCGCATTCTTGCGCAGCGTCCACGCCTACGGCTCAAGTGCCATCATTGTTGTCTTGATGTTGCACCTCATTCAAACCTTCTTCTTTGGTTCGTATAAAGGACGGCGCGAGCTGTTGTGGGTGGCCGGATGCGTGCTGCTAGCACTGATGGTGGGAATGGCCTTCACGGGTTATCTGTTGCCGTGGGATCAGAAGGCCTATTTTGCCACCACGGTGGGGACCAACATCCTGAGCGAAGTGCCGCTCATTGGAAATGCGATCAAGCGCCTGCTGCGCGGCGGCACGGAGATGGGTACTCTGACGTTGTCGCGTTTTTTCGTCCTTCATGTTTTTCTGGTGCCCGCGGCGATCTTCGCTTTTCTTGCTTTGCACATCTACCTGTTCCGCAAGGCGGGAGCTGCCGGCCCCGTTGACGAGGACCCAATCTCTCCGAAGCAGCCGACCGAGTCGTTCTACCCCAAGCAACTGATCATGGATATGGGATTCGCCTTGCTCATCCTGGTTGTGATGGGATTGCTTGCGCATTATGTGCCGGTCGAACTCGGGCCGAAGGCGGACGCCTCTGATACCCAGTATGTGCCGCGACCAGAATGGTATTACCTTCCGGTGTTCCAGTACCTGAAGTACTGGCACGGCTCCAGCGCTGTGGTCGGGATCCTGGTCGTTCCTGCGCTGCTAGCGGTGCTCCTGGTCGGCTTGCCATTCTTCGATCGCGATCTGGAGCGCCGACCGTGGAAGCGGCCGGTCAGCATCGGCATGTTCAGCGCTGTATTTCTGGCGCTCGGGGTGCTGGGTTATATGTCGAGTCACCAAGACCTCCGCGACCCGGGAATCGCGGCTCAGATACGCCGGCAACATCAGGAGGTGGAGCAATTCATGCGCACGCCTTTTGAGCCCGAGACCGCGGGCGCGACTCTCGCGGCCACAAACGTGGCGCTGGTGAATCCCGAGGCGGCGGCGGGAAAGGCGATATTCGAGCAGCAAGCCTGCAACTCCTGCCATGGTGACAACGGGACCGGGACCACCGTGGGACCTAAACTCGTGGGAATCGGCGCCAAGTATGATGCGCAGCGGCTATCAGCACTGCTGAAGCATCCCACCCCTGCTATGGAGAGCGGCGGCATGACCAAGGTCGAAGTGAAGGAAGATGAGTTGCAAAAACTCACTGCCTACATGCTTAGCTTGAAGTGA
- a CDS encoding DUF5666 domain-containing protein: MMMMGGGSNAGQITRVNGDTITVKTLSGSELTLRTSAETRFVGRDRSMIALKDLKVGDYVMAGGGRPSDGVLLPRFVAQMDEAGVKRIQDFQANLGKTVIAGEVKAIDDTKLTIARTDGQTQVIELDEGTSLRRGRDESITLADVKPGDRVYGQGEVKNGVFIPKELRVMGQMGMRRPRDQQGTSERPTTPPPPK; this comes from the coding sequence ATGATGATGATGGGCGGCGGCAGCAACGCCGGTCAGATCACGCGCGTCAACGGCGACACCATCACCGTCAAGACGCTCTCCGGCTCCGAGCTCACACTCAGGACGTCGGCGGAGACGCGCTTCGTCGGCAGAGACCGCAGCATGATCGCGCTCAAGGACCTGAAGGTCGGCGACTACGTGATGGCAGGCGGTGGGCGGCCGTCCGATGGCGTCTTGCTGCCACGCTTCGTCGCCCAGATGGATGAAGCCGGAGTGAAGCGCATCCAGGACTTCCAGGCGAATCTCGGCAAGACGGTCATCGCCGGCGAGGTAAAGGCGATCGACGACACCAAGCTCACCATCGCACGTACCGACGGGCAGACCCAGGTGATCGAGTTGGATGAGGGAACGTCGCTGCGGCGCGGGCGGGATGAGAGCATCACCCTCGCCGACGTAAAGCCCGGCGACCGCGTCTACGGTCAGGGCGAGGTGAAGAATGGCGTCTTCATCCCCAAGGAGCTGCGCGTGATGGGTCAAATGGGAATGCGGCGGCCACGGGACCAGCAGGGCACGAGCGAACGGCCGACTACGCCGCCGCCGCCTAAATAA
- a CDS encoding TonB-dependent receptor translates to MTRWLTIFFLAGQLFACQLAAGQDPATAAPVTTAPVTKMPSATTPPPAATPVATIVGSVKSGGTPLPGVALVAANTLTGKKVFTTTRSDGSFRILIPARGRWVVRAELPAFAAETKEFVFTPETLGSTQRADFELVLASRKQDTADSVASAIASGGFQSLDLAANEARATLSDSGQGDAAAGAMPLGTQAGSAATESYSISGAAGRTEGFSFNPDELESRIAEARASGQLGGGPGGGGGFGGAGGFGGGGPIMIMGGGGGGGRRRGRFDINKIHGQLFYNYGSSGLDAAPYALLGAARDKPDYAQSRFGFSLGGPLKIPKLYDGGTKTMFFLNYAGQNASNPFDVFANVPTLAERNGDFSATVFRSGPFAGQNVQIFDPVTHMQFTNNTLPAIDPIAAGLLAFIPQPNLPDGFFPNYHQVTSTDTIANNVNFRLIHNFGAGGAQTRGPGMFGRGGGNMLTIGLNYRRATSDSANFSPFIGGSTDSSGLNFNAGYSRSFGKLISRFNFNLNRSHINRHNLYQGTRDVEGELGMAGVSTDPFDWGAPTLALTNYSSLSDVVPSQRDDSTYTGSASFSYLRGKHNLRWGGGYSRILTELRANTNPRGAFIFTGLATANTFGGTPAPGTGYDLADFLLGDAQQTSIQYSVNSYAFAGNSYNLFVQDDWRVRPNLTLNLGLRYEYTSPLSESSGRIVNLDVAPGFTAVAPVEPGQAGPFTGIFPQTLVEPDRNNFAPRIGVAWKIGKSTVIRSGYSVQYNNAQYAQMVQQLAFQPPFSFTQTNIAPTPGSLTLTDGFPPPTATVTNNYAVDKNYRLGYVQIWNANVQRELPGGLQLDVDYTGTKGTHLDLLTAPNRGPAGLLIPGVQAFLFETSAANSIVHAGTVRLRRRLRNGVSFGLNYTYSKAIDDASSIGGVGTPVVAQDPLDIAAERGLSSFDQRHRFTASYIWELPFGTDKTWLRNGGVAATLLGDWTLSGGATVGSGLPWTVRVLGNFGDVARGTNGTLRADYLGGPLGVNDPTVLEWFNTAAFAVPAPGTFGDSTRNMLTGPGTIAFDMSLGKTFAMKEGKTFDFRITANNVFNHPNDTTIDTIVNSPTFGQVIGIGSMRKAQLQARFNF, encoded by the coding sequence GTGACGCGCTGGCTCACTATCTTCTTTCTCGCGGGCCAGCTGTTTGCATGCCAGCTGGCTGCCGGCCAGGATCCCGCAACCGCGGCGCCCGTGACTACCGCGCCGGTGACGAAGATGCCGTCCGCGACCACGCCTCCGCCGGCGGCAACGCCGGTTGCCACCATTGTCGGCAGCGTGAAGTCCGGCGGCACGCCGTTGCCCGGCGTTGCGCTGGTAGCCGCCAACACACTGACCGGCAAGAAGGTCTTTACCACCACGCGCAGCGACGGCTCTTTTCGCATCCTGATCCCGGCACGCGGCCGCTGGGTCGTGCGCGCCGAACTCCCCGCTTTTGCCGCCGAGACGAAGGAATTTGTCTTCACTCCCGAGACGCTTGGCAGCACGCAGCGCGCGGATTTCGAGCTCGTGCTCGCCTCGCGCAAGCAGGATACAGCCGACAGCGTGGCCAGCGCGATCGCTTCCGGTGGGTTCCAGAGCCTTGACTTGGCGGCGAACGAAGCCCGCGCGACCCTCTCCGACAGCGGCCAGGGCGATGCTGCAGCCGGCGCGATGCCGCTCGGAACACAAGCCGGATCGGCGGCCACGGAAAGCTACTCCATCAGCGGTGCAGCCGGCCGCACCGAAGGTTTCAGCTTCAATCCCGACGAGTTGGAATCGCGTATCGCGGAAGCGCGCGCGAGCGGACAGCTGGGTGGAGGCCCTGGCGGAGGCGGCGGCTTTGGTGGCGCGGGTGGCTTCGGCGGCGGCGGTCCCATCATGATCATGGGCGGTGGTGGCGGAGGTGGAAGACGGCGCGGCCGCTTCGACATCAATAAGATCCACGGCCAACTCTTCTACAACTACGGCAGCTCCGGCCTGGACGCCGCTCCCTACGCGCTGCTCGGAGCTGCAAGAGATAAGCCCGACTACGCGCAGTCGCGCTTCGGGTTCTCTCTCGGTGGTCCGCTGAAGATCCCCAAGCTTTATGACGGCGGCACCAAGACGATGTTCTTCCTGAACTACGCGGGGCAGAATGCGTCCAATCCGTTCGACGTCTTCGCCAACGTGCCCACACTGGCGGAACGCAATGGAGATTTCTCCGCAACCGTCTTCCGCAGCGGCCCCTTTGCCGGGCAGAACGTGCAGATCTTCGATCCCGTCACCCATATGCAGTTCACCAACAACACGCTGCCGGCGATCGATCCCATCGCGGCCGGATTGCTGGCGTTTATTCCTCAGCCCAATCTGCCCGACGGTTTCTTCCCCAACTATCACCAGGTGACCTCCACCGATACCATCGCGAACAATGTGAACTTCCGCCTCATCCATAACTTCGGTGCGGGCGGGGCGCAGACGCGCGGGCCGGGGATGTTCGGCCGCGGCGGCGGGAACATGCTCACCATCGGCCTAAACTACCGCCGGGCGACCAGCGATAGCGCCAACTTCTCGCCTTTCATCGGAGGCTCGACCGATTCAAGCGGCCTCAACTTCAACGCTGGATATTCGCGCTCCTTCGGCAAGCTGATCTCGCGCTTCAACTTCAACCTGAATCGCAGCCACATCAACAGGCACAATCTTTATCAGGGCACGCGGGACGTGGAGGGTGAGCTGGGGATGGCCGGCGTTTCCACCGATCCCTTCGATTGGGGAGCACCCACGCTCGCGCTGACAAATTATTCGTCGCTGAGCGACGTGGTTCCGAGCCAGCGCGACGACAGCACCTACACCGGCAGCGCGAGTTTCAGCTACCTGCGCGGCAAGCACAACCTGCGCTGGGGCGGCGGTTATTCGCGCATCCTCACCGAGCTGCGTGCGAACACCAACCCGCGCGGCGCGTTCATCTTCACCGGCCTCGCCACCGCAAACACCTTCGGCGGCACGCCCGCGCCCGGCACGGGCTACGACTTGGCCGACTTCCTGCTCGGCGACGCGCAGCAGACCTCGATCCAGTACAGCGTGAACAGCTACGCGTTTGCCGGCAACTCGTACAACCTGTTCGTGCAGGACGACTGGCGCGTGCGTCCGAACCTCACGCTGAATCTCGGACTGCGTTATGAGTACACTTCGCCGTTGAGCGAGAGTAGCGGTCGCATCGTGAACCTTGACGTCGCACCCGGCTTCACCGCTGTGGCCCCGGTCGAGCCCGGCCAGGCCGGCCCCTTCACCGGCATCTTTCCGCAAACCTTGGTCGAGCCCGACCGCAACAACTTCGCGCCGCGCATCGGCGTGGCGTGGAAGATCGGGAAGAGCACGGTCATTCGCTCCGGATACAGTGTCCAGTACAACAACGCGCAGTACGCGCAGATGGTGCAGCAGCTCGCCTTCCAGCCACCCTTCAGCTTCACCCAGACGAACATCGCGCCCACGCCCGGGTCGCTCACGCTAACCGACGGATTTCCGCCGCCCACCGCCACCGTCACCAACAATTACGCCGTGGACAAGAACTATCGTCTTGGCTACGTGCAGATATGGAATGCGAACGTGCAGCGCGAGCTGCCGGGCGGCCTGCAGCTCGACGTGGACTACACCGGCACCAAGGGCACGCACCTTGATCTGTTGACGGCGCCGAACCGCGGTCCGGCGGGGTTGCTGATCCCCGGCGTGCAGGCGTTCCTGTTCGAGACCTCGGCGGCGAACTCGATCGTGCACGCGGGCACGGTGCGGTTGCGCCGGCGTCTGCGCAACGGCGTGAGCTTCGGACTCAACTACACATATTCCAAAGCCATCGACGACGCTTCCTCCATCGGCGGCGTGGGCACGCCGGTGGTGGCGCAAGACCCGCTAGACATCGCCGCCGAGCGGGGGCTTTCCAGCTTCGACCAGCGCCACCGCTTCACCGCGAGTTACATCTGGGAGCTGCCCTTTGGGACGGACAAGACGTGGCTTCGGAACGGCGGAGTGGCAGCCACGCTACTCGGTGACTGGACGCTCAGCGGCGGGGCAACCGTCGGCAGCGGCCTGCCGTGGACGGTGCGCGTCCTGGGGAACTTCGGCGACGTCGCCCGCGGCACCAATGGCACGCTGCGCGCCGACTATCTCGGCGGGCCGCTCGGCGTGAACGATCCCACCGTCCTCGAATGGTTCAACACCGCAGCTTTCGCGGTGCCGGCGCCGGGAACATTCGGCGATTCGACACGCAATATGCTGACCGGCCCAGGCACCATCGCCTTCGACATGTCGCTGGGAAAGACGTTCGCGATGAAGGAAGGGAAGACGTTCGACTTCCGCATCACGGCGAACAACGTCTTCAATCATCCCAACGACACCACCATCGACACCATCGTGAACTCGCCCACCTTCGGACAGGTGATCGGCATCGGCAGCATGCGCAAGGCCCAACTCCAGGCGAGGTTCAACTTCTGA
- a CDS encoding VWA domain-containing protein — translation MRRHFLSAGAWGLALAVLAQPFAAQHADPASGYTFRSNTDLVLVNVSVRDAKGDPVRGLKPEDFTVLENGKEQKLVSFDVEDVTAAPQVATALPSAVAAVVASAPPATPAVPSGLKPVPITPADARNKRLVVIFFDFTGMQPEEVERSVSAAQKFVAGQMTPEDIVAVASFNTALKVDQDFTTDKTLLQRALARYSANAGAGYDAGSTGTTEGTPGDNNAFTPDDSDFNTFNTDRKLQALESLCDALAGVPQKKSVIYFSSGVTRNGVENQTTLRASINAAVRANVAIYSVSAVGLEAMPPGGGAQTASLRGTSAYSGQATLSQNDASFAASETLSTLATDTGGKAFLDTNDFSGVFRKVQDDTSSYYILGYHSSDRTQDGRFRRITVRTTRKGVRLDFRRGYYAPTDFAHANRTQREDQLQSELDAEMPATDISIYVAAAYFRLDDNRFFVPVSVVVPGSEIPFVASSAQEKATLDVMGQVRDAASKFPVGNVRETVKLAVDASRNLARKNVQYNTGFILAPGNYVVKFVVRENETGKVGSFEATFAVPDLRKSPSKSAGKSGGGIKMSAVVISNQLAPMGKANRESPLVRDGSEIVPNITHVFGSGQHMYLYYEVYDPQKADPQRNDPQQPVPAAGAGTDKAKAKQPKNAVRVLSSVAFLRNDVKAFETPLVEVQQTNPDRRAALFQMDVPLEKLPAGYYTCQVTTVDDSAGTFSFVRFPILIKDR, via the coding sequence ATGCGCCGCCACTTCTTATCCGCGGGCGCATGGGGGCTGGCGCTGGCCGTGCTGGCCCAGCCCTTCGCCGCCCAGCACGCGGACCCTGCATCCGGCTACACCTTCCGCTCGAACACCGACCTGGTGCTGGTGAACGTGAGCGTGCGCGACGCCAAAGGCGATCCCGTGCGGGGACTCAAGCCGGAGGACTTCACCGTGCTGGAGAACGGGAAAGAACAGAAGCTCGTCAGTTTCGATGTGGAAGACGTGACCGCAGCGCCCCAGGTCGCTACTGCATTGCCCTCGGCGGTGGCGGCGGTGGTGGCATCCGCGCCGCCAGCGACACCCGCAGTGCCGTCCGGCTTGAAGCCGGTTCCCATCACGCCGGCGGACGCGCGCAACAAGCGCCTGGTCGTGATCTTCTTCGACTTCACCGGCATGCAGCCGGAGGAGGTCGAGCGCTCGGTGAGCGCGGCGCAGAAGTTCGTGGCCGGACAGATGACGCCGGAGGACATCGTCGCGGTGGCATCGTTCAACACCGCGCTGAAAGTCGACCAGGACTTCACCACCGACAAAACATTATTGCAGCGCGCACTTGCTCGCTACAGCGCGAACGCAGGTGCGGGCTACGACGCGGGATCGACCGGTACGACGGAAGGCACGCCGGGAGATAACAACGCATTCACTCCCGACGACAGCGATTTCAATACCTTCAATACCGACCGCAAACTCCAGGCGCTCGAGTCGCTGTGCGATGCCCTGGCAGGCGTTCCGCAGAAGAAGTCGGTCATCTACTTCTCCAGCGGCGTGACGCGCAATGGCGTGGAGAACCAGACGACGCTGCGCGCGAGCATCAATGCTGCGGTGCGCGCCAATGTGGCCATCTACTCGGTGAGCGCCGTCGGTCTCGAGGCGATGCCTCCGGGCGGCGGGGCGCAGACCGCGTCGCTGCGCGGCACCAGTGCGTACTCGGGCCAGGCGACGTTGAGCCAGAATGACGCAAGCTTCGCTGCCAGTGAGACGCTGAGCACGCTCGCTACCGACACGGGCGGAAAAGCCTTCCTCGACACCAACGACTTCTCCGGCGTCTTCCGCAAGGTGCAAGACGACACTTCGAGCTACTACATCCTCGGCTACCACAGCTCGGACCGCACTCAGGATGGCCGCTTCCGGCGCATCACCGTGCGCACCACGCGCAAGGGCGTGCGACTCGACTTCCGTCGCGGCTACTACGCGCCCACTGACTTCGCGCACGCGAACCGCACGCAACGTGAGGACCAGTTGCAATCGGAGCTGGATGCCGAGATGCCGGCGACCGACATCTCGATCTACGTGGCCGCCGCGTACTTCCGGCTCGACGACAACCGCTTCTTCGTTCCCGTGTCGGTGGTCGTGCCCGGCTCGGAGATCCCTTTCGTCGCGTCCAGCGCGCAGGAAAAGGCGACGCTCGACGTGATGGGGCAGGTCCGCGACGCGGCCTCCAAGTTCCCGGTGGGGAACGTGCGCGAGACGGTGAAGCTCGCCGTGGACGCCAGCCGTAACCTGGCGCGCAAGAATGTGCAGTACAACACCGGGTTCATTCTCGCTCCCGGTAACTACGTGGTGAAGTTCGTGGTGCGCGAGAACGAGACGGGGAAGGTCGGCAGCTTCGAAGCCACCTTTGCCGTCCCCGACCTGCGCAAGTCGCCGAGCAAGTCCGCCGGGAAGTCCGGAGGGGGGATAAAGATGAGCGCGGTGGTGATCAGCAACCAGCTCGCGCCCATGGGGAAGGCGAATCGGGAGAGCCCGTTAGTCCGCGACGGCAGCGAGATCGTGCCCAACATCACGCATGTCTTCGGTTCCGGCCAGCATATGTATCTTTATTACGAGGTCTACGATCCGCAGAAGGCCGATCCCCAGAGGAACGACCCGCAGCAGCCCGTCCCGGCTGCCGGTGCGGGCACGGATAAAGCCAAAGCCAAGCAGCCGAAGAATGCCGTACGGGTGCTGAGCAGCGTGGCGTTCCTGCGCAACGACGTGAAGGCTTTCGAGACGCCGTTGGTGGAAGTGCAGCAGACAAATCCCGATCGCCGCGCCGCCCTGTTCCAGATGGATGTGCCGCTCGAGAAACTGCCGGCGGGCTACTACACCTGCCAGGTGACCACGGTAGACGATTCCGCCGGAACCTTCAGCTTTGTCCGCTTTCCTATCCTTATTAAGGACCGCTGA
- a CDS encoding carboxymuconolactone decarboxylase family protein yields the protein MSDHYHDPADLRLLKEMGKLAPTEFNAWLNLDKIVGREDGAIPRKYRELIALAVACTTQCPYCIEVHTKAAKSAGASREEIVESALLAAALRAGGAATHGAMALKFYDK from the coding sequence ATGAGCGACCACTACCATGATCCAGCTGATTTGCGGCTCCTGAAAGAGATGGGCAAGCTTGCGCCCACCGAGTTCAATGCGTGGCTGAACCTCGACAAGATAGTCGGACGCGAGGATGGGGCCATCCCGCGGAAGTATCGCGAGCTGATCGCGCTGGCAGTTGCCTGCACCACGCAGTGTCCGTACTGCATCGAGGTGCACACCAAGGCGGCGAAGAGCGCGGGGGCGAGCCGCGAGGAGATCGTGGAGAGCGCCTTGCTCGCAGCCGCATTGCGCGCCGGCGGCGCCGCGACCCATGGCGCGATGGCGCTGAAGTTCTACGACAAGTAG
- a CDS encoding phosphoribosyltransferase, with product MLFGALFNDRSDAGRVLARHLERFRGHADLVLALPRGGVPVGHEVAAVLQVPLDVFVVRKLGVPGQEELAMGALASGGVRVLNRDVVNALAISTETIDAVTRQEQAELERRERLYRGDRPPLDVAGKTVILIDDGLATGSTMRAAAAALRARKAGKIVVAVPVAAQAACDELRGEVDEVVCAVTPARFVAVGEWYKEFGQTSDDEVCELLRVDGMPNAPTG from the coding sequence ATGTTGTTCGGCGCGTTGTTCAACGACCGTAGCGACGCCGGGCGCGTCCTGGCTCGCCATCTCGAGCGTTTTCGCGGGCACGCCGATCTGGTGCTGGCCCTGCCGCGAGGCGGAGTGCCGGTGGGGCATGAGGTGGCCGCTGTATTGCAGGTGCCGCTCGACGTGTTTGTAGTGCGGAAGCTCGGCGTGCCGGGGCAGGAAGAGCTGGCGATGGGCGCGTTGGCCTCGGGTGGAGTACGTGTGTTGAATCGCGATGTGGTCAACGCCTTGGCGATCTCCACCGAGACCATCGATGCGGTCACACGACAGGAGCAGGCGGAGTTGGAGCGCCGCGAGCGCCTCTACCGCGGCGACCGGCCGCCACTCGACGTCGCGGGGAAGACCGTCATCCTGATCGACGATGGCCTGGCGACGGGCTCTACGATGCGTGCGGCGGCCGCGGCCCTGCGCGCGCGCAAGGCAGGGAAGATCGTCGTGGCCGTGCCGGTGGCGGCGCAAGCGGCATGTGACGAACTGCGGGGCGAGGTCGACGAAGTCGTGTGCGCGGTGACGCCGGCTCGATTCGTGGCGGTAGGCGAGTGGTACAAAGAGTTTGGGCAAACGAGCGACGACGAGGTCTGCGAGCTGTTGCGCGTCGATGGAATGCCGAATGCCCCCACCGGCTAG